A DNA window from Hordeum vulgare subsp. vulgare chromosome 1H, MorexV3_pseudomolecules_assembly, whole genome shotgun sequence contains the following coding sequences:
- the LOC123397014 gene encoding E3 ubiquitin-protein ligase RING1-like, whose translation METVARAAEDHVENGCDAPARGSGRRRGRDEFERPPEWDALDARLDEQERLDREQDERRDPASLLAMLDLPLAKVGETRDHLCLICFDEFVLGCYKKIRTMECTHSFHQRCIFDWLCIDRRCPLCRFAMPPEKDCILEEETQESLHGQGAALAPAEDVEFIFSSREDVRY comes from the coding sequence ATGGAGACAGTAGCGCGAGCAGCAGAGGACCACGTCGAGAACGGCTgcgacgcgccggcgagggggagcggaaggaggagggggcgggacgAGTTCGAGCGCCCGCCCGAGTGGGATGCGCTGGACGCCAGGCTCGACGAGCAGGAGAGGCTCGACAGAGAGCAGGACGAAAGAAGGGACCCCGCGTCGCTGCTGGCCATGTTGGACCTTCCCTTGGCAAAGGTGGGCGAGACGAGAGACCATCTCTGCCTCATCTGCTTCGACGAATTCGTGCTCGGCTGCTACAAGAAGATCAGGACGATGGAGTGCACTCACTCCTTCCACCAGCGCTGCATCTTCGACTGGCTTTGCATAGACCGACGATGCCCGCTTTGCCGCTTCGCCATGCCCCCGGAGAAGGATTGCATCCTGGAAGAGGAAACACAAGAAAGCCTCCATGGCCAAGGAGCTGCCCTGGCACCGGCCGAAGATGTTGAATTTATTTTTTCGAGCCGTGAAGATGTAAGATATTGA
- the LOC123407504 gene encoding E3 ubiquitin-protein ligase RNF181-like, giving the protein METHHHSVADGRDVDGPASWTAIRHRLSRDFILRHEEARVRAAEAQAALNGDHWEWDDDGSYVVIDPASMKAMVAMETPKVGETREQGCAVCLEGFVTGGKKLRMMPCSHSFHQRCIFDLLLRSRFCPVCRFEMPPLSADEPEPVAENAATTSEQVGSN; this is encoded by the coding sequence ATGGAGACTCACCACCACTCCGTCGCCGACGGGCGCGACGTCGACGGCCCAGCCTCGTGGACAGCAATTCGCCACCGGCTGTCCCGGGATTTCATACTGAGGCACGAGGAGGCGCGGGTGCGAGCCGCGGAGGCCCAGGCCGCCCTAAACGGGGACCACTGGGAGTGGGACGACGACGGCTCGTATGTCGTCATCGATCCGGCCTCCATGAAGGCCATGGTGGCCATGGAGACGCCGAAGGTGGGCGAGAcgagggagcagggctgcgcggtGTGCCTCGAGGGTTTCGTGACAGGCGGCAAGAAGCTGAGGATGATGCCCTGCTCCCACTCCTTCCACCAGAGATGCATCTTCGACCTGCTCCTCCGTAGCCGGTTCTGCCCGGTCTGCCGATTCGAGATGCCTCCCCTGTCCGCCGACGAGCCGGAGCCGGTGGCTGAGAACGCCGCTACGACATCTGAACAAGTTGGCAGCAACTGA